The Coregonus clupeaformis isolate EN_2021a chromosome 3, ASM2061545v1, whole genome shotgun sequence genome includes a region encoding these proteins:
- the tgfb5 gene encoding transforming growth factor beta-2 proprotein, whose translation MEPSEPVHQSDHRTMWLTHLALLLLRLAVSAEGLSTCQSFSLDDQKSKRIEAVRGQILSKLRYRSPPEPPAPSPQPEAVPAEVMLLYNSTRELLKERARQAESACDRESSEEDYYAKEVQRIDMLPQRTDINAVNPPVPSPYYRVVGFDVSGVDRNSSTLVKAEFRIYRAPNPQARTSEQRVEIYQVIKPEKSTGPSQRYIDSRTVRPRTKGAWLSVDVTDTVRDWLAHRERNLGLKLGVHCPCCTFVPSTNSIVFNKSEELEARFAGLDDELLQQQVRKPGSGLAKGQVEFSTKTPHLILTLLPSDRVDNPGKKIRKRRAAADTTTCSRNSDAGCCLRSLYIDFRRDLNWKWIHEPKGYKANFCSGSCPYLWSADNHYNMILPLYNKLNPEASASPCCVPQDLEPLTIVYFMGRTPKVEQLSNMVVKSCKCR comes from the exons ATGGAGCCGAGTGAGCCCGTTCACCAATCTGACCACCGGACTATGTGGCTCACCCACCTCGCCCTGCTGCTGCTCCGGCTGGCGGTGTCCGCGGAGGGGCTCTCCACCTGTCAGTCATTTAGCCTGGATGATCAGAAGTCCAAGCGCATCGAGGCCGTTCGCGGTCAGATCCTCAGCAAGCTCCGCTACCGGAGCCCACCGGAGCCCCCAGCACCGAGCCCACAGCCAGAGGCTGTGCCCGCCGAGGTGATGCTGCTTTACAACAGCACTCGGGAGCTGCTGAAGGAGCGTGCGCGCCAGGCCGAGTCCGCGTGCGACCGGGAGAGCAGCGAGGAGGATTATTATGCAAAAGAGGTTCAGCGCATTGACATGCTTCCGCAGCGCACAGACATCA ATGCAGTGAACCCTCCAGTCCCCAGCCCATATTACAGAGTGGTGGGGTTCGATGTGAGTGGTGTGGACAGGAACTCCAGCACCCTGGTTAAAGCTGAGTTCAGAATCTACAGAGCACCCAACCCCCAGGCCCGCACCtcagagcagagagtagagatcTATCAG GTGATAAAGCCAGAAAAGTCAACAGGCCCCTCGCAGAGATACATCGATTCCAGAACTGTTCGCCCACGGACCAAGGGGGCGTGGCTCTCTGTGGATGTCACTGACACTGTGAGGGATTGGCTGGCTCATAGGG AGAGGAACCTGGGTTTGAAACTGGGTGTTCACTGTCCCTGCTGCACCTTTGTTCCCTCCACCAACAGCATCGTGTTCAATAAGAGCGAGGAGTTGGAGGCGCGCTTCGCAG gTCTGGATGATGAGCTGCTTCAGCAGCAGGTGCGGAAGCCGGGGTCAGGGCTGGCTAAGGGCCAGGTAGAGTTTAGTACCAAGACCCCCCATCTCATCCTCACCCTGCTGCCAAGCGACAGGGTAGACAACCCGGGCAAGAAGATCCGCAAGAGGAGGGCCGCCGCAGACACCACCACCTGCTCCAG GAACTCAGACGCGGGCTGCTGTCTGCGATCGCTCTACATCGACTTCCGCCGGGACCTGAACTGGAAGTGGATCCACGAGCCGAAGGGCTACAAGGCCAATTTCTGCTCTGGCAGCTGCCCATACCTCTGGAGCGCTGACAACCACTACAACATG atccTGCCGCTGTATAACAAGCTGAACCCTGAGGCGTCTGCCTCTCCATGCTGCGTACCTCAGGACCTGGAGCCTCTGACCATTGTTTACTTCATGGGCCGAACGCCCAAGGTAGAGCAGCTCTCAAACATGGTGGTCAAGTCCTGCAAGTGCCGCTGA
- the trmt112 gene encoding multifunctional methyltransferase subunit TRM112-like protein — MKLLTHNMLTSHVKGVTKGYPLLIKATEVRVSEVEFNPNFVSRMIPKLEWSALVQAADGLGHLQDLPAELVTDYEKNEDFLRKVHRVLLEVEVLEGCLQCPESGREFPISRGVPNMLLNEDEA, encoded by the exons ATGAAACTACTGACGCACAACATGTTGACATCTCACGTGAAAGGGGTAACCAAAGGATACCCTCTCCTCATCAAG GCTACGGAGGTGAGAGTGAGTGAGGTGGAGTTTAATCCCAATTTCGTGAGTCGAATGATCCCCAAATTGGAGTGGAGCGCACTGGTTCAGGCGGCTGATGGG CTGGGTCATCTCCAGGACTTACCTGCAGAACTGGTCACGGACTATGAGAAGAATGAAGACTTCCTGCGTAAAGTACACAGGGTTCTGCTGGAG GTGGAGGTGCTGGAGGGGTGTCTGCAGTGCCCCGAGTCTGGCCGTGAGTTCCCCATCTCCCGGGGGGTCCCCAACATGCTGCTGAACGAGGACGAGGCATAG